Proteins encoded by one window of Cloeon dipterum chromosome 2, ieCloDipt1.1, whole genome shotgun sequence:
- the endos gene encoding cAMP-regulated phosphoprotein 19 — protein sequence MSDSAENAPQEDVSSPEEADTKEFVQPSQQEIEKIEEAKFKARYPKSIQPMSGHSAFLQKRLAKGQKFFDSGDYQMAKQKGSLPTAAKTRVTPAMQPFATGEAIPTPETVPVRKTSIIQQPKLNFNNAPGTN from the exons ATGTCGGACAGTGCGGAAAATGCCCCTCAGGAAGATGTTTCCAGTCCCGAAGAGGCCGACACCAAAGAGTTTGTTCAG cCTTCTCAACAGGAGATTGAAAAGATCGAGGAGGCAAAGTTTAAGGCCCGCTACCCTAAATCGATCCAGCCGATGAGCGGGCACTCGGCTTTTTTGCAAAAGCGGCTTGCGAAAGGG caaaagtTCTTTGATTCTGGAGACTATCAAATGGCCAAGCAAAAAGGCTCTCTGCCGACAGCAGCTAAGACCAGGGTGACCCCCGCGATGCAGCCATTTGCAACAGGAGAGGCAATCCCAACGCCTGAGACCGTGCCTGTCCGAAAGACATCCATAATTCAGCAGCCAAAGTTGAACTTCAACAACGCCCCTGGTACCAACTAA
- the LOC135937630 gene encoding RNA-binding protein 7-like, producing the protein MDDERKRSLFVGNLATPATTEALIHELFTQVGPVEKVHIPKNKQTNQPAGYAFVTFKHEVSVMYATQVLAGTQLFGRTLKLQLRDGAGGNTPQQSPSTPRHQQQYQQQPQYQQHQQHRNQQEFNAIYASQKDYRRDHQQNNGYRGDEPYSRDRHNNGRSQDRNRYQERPRDHRNRQQHPYQNNQHQRHGRNRR; encoded by the coding sequence ATGGACGACGAAAGAAAGCGCAGTTTATTCGTTGGAAATCTGGCGACCCCTGCAACCACAGAGGCCCTGATTCACGAGCTGTTCACTCAAGTGGGGCCTGTCGAAAAAGTTCATATCCCCAAAAATAAACAGACAAATCAGCCAGCTGGCTATGCATTTGTGACATTCAAACATGAGGTGTCTGTCATGTACGCTACACAAGTGCTAGCAGGAACCCAGCTGTTCGGAAGAACTCTTAAGCTTCAACTGAGGGACGGCGCAGGTGGGAACACACCCCAGCAATCACCATCTACTCCCAGGCATCAGCAGCAATACCAGCAACAACCGCAGTACCAGCAACATCAACAGCACAGGAACCAGCAAGAGTTCAACGCAATCTACGCCTCCCAGAAAGATTACAGAAGGGACCATCAACAAAATAATGGTTACCGCGGCGATGAGCCCTACTCCAGAGACCGACACAACAACGGGAGATCTCAGGACAGAAATAGATATCAAGAGCGCCCTCGAGATCACCGCAACCGCCAGCAACACCCCTACCAAAACAATCAACATCAACGACATGGCAGAAACAGGAGATAG
- the Prosalpha3 gene encoding proteasome subunit alpha type-4, which translates to MARRYDTRTTIFSPEGRLFQVEYAIEAIGHAGTCLGILANDGILLAAERRNTNKLLDEVFFSEKIYKINEDMVCSVAGITSDANVLTSELRVIAQRYLLTYGESIPCEQLVSWLCDIKQAYTQYGGKRPFGVSILYMGWDKHYGYQLYQSDPSGNYSGWKATCIGNNSAAAVSILKQEYKEGKTTLTEAKSLAIKVLSKTLDMTKLNAEKLEMAILVREDGKTKIRILPAKEVEEIIAAFEQSEAASSSAEAAQK; encoded by the exons ATG GCTCGTCGTTATGACACCAGAACCACAATTTTCTCTCCTGAAG GGAGACTATTTCAAGTGGAGTATGCCATCGAGGCTATCGGCCATGCTGGCACTTGCTTAGGTATTTTGGCCAACGATGGCATCCTTCTGGCTGCCGAGAGGAGAAACACAAACAAACTTCTAGATGAAGTTTTTTTCTCTGAGAAAATCTACAAGATCAACGA GGACATGGTTTGCAGTGTTGCTGGAATCACCTCTGATGCCAATGTGCTGACTAGCGAACTGAGGGTCATCGCCCAGAGGTACTTGCTCACTTACGGAGAATCCATTCCTTGTGAGCAACTTGTTTCGTGGCTTTGTGATATCAAACAAGCCTACACTCAGTATGGAg GCAAGAGACCTTTCGGTGTTTCGATCTTGTACATGGGCTGGGACAAGCACTATGGCTATCAACTGTACCAGTCCGACCCCAGCGGCAACTACAGTGGTTGGAAGGCAActtgcattggcaacaacaGTGCT GCGGCCGTCTCGATTCTTAAACAGGAGTATAAGGAGGGTAAGACCACCCTGACGGAAGCTAAGAGCTTGGCCATCAAGGTGCTCAGCAAAACTTTGGACATGACCAAGCTGAAtgctgaaaaat TGGAGATGGCCATTCTGGTTCGTGAGGATGGCAAGACCAAGATTCGCATCCTCCCAGCGAAGGAAGTGGAGGAAATCATTGCTGCATTTGAGCAGTCTGAAGCAGCTTCCTCCTCAGCTGAAGCGgctcaaaaataa